A stretch of Aythya fuligula isolate bAytFul2 chromosome 1, bAytFul2.pri, whole genome shotgun sequence DNA encodes these proteins:
- the LOC116501085 gene encoding zinc finger protein 239-like has translation MSENEENLHQDGPEAAEPCGAVSDFFMREASPAGCHQEIACPRPDLLSAETRPEKSPRCGFRKRKETVVHQRAFMGEKPYICIECGQSFNRSSDLIRHQRIHTGEKPYVCADCGKSFSRRSHLIQHQRIHTGERPYQCKDCGKSFSQSTHLVQHQRNHTGERPYVCAKCGRNFYQNSGLLRHANFHTGEKPYKCSQCGKRFSDSSNLIAHQRLHTGEKPYKCTDCNKCFSESSKLVIHRRVHTGEKPYLCPDCGKSFSQRSHLVQHRRTHTGEKPYKCAECGTCFSDNSTLIRHRRTHTGEKPFKCSHCGKSFSRNSYLVSHQRVHVW, from the coding sequence ATGAGTGAGAATGAGGAGAACCTCCACCAGGATGGTCCGGAGGCAGCCGAACCCTGTGGGGCCGTTTCGGACTTTTTCATGAGGGAAGCTTCCCCTGCGGGCTGCCACCAGGAGATAGCCTGTCCGAGGCCAGACCTCCTCTCTGCAGAGACGAGGCCGGAGAAGAGTCCTCGCTGTGGCTTCCGAAAGCGTAAGGAGACTGTGGTGCACCAGAGAGCATTCATGGGAGAGAAACCGTACATCTGCATCGAGTGCGGGCAGAGCTTCAACCGCAGCTCAGACCTGATCCGCCACCAGAGGATCCACACTGGGGAGAAGCCGTATGTGTGTGCTGACTGCGGGAAGAGCTTCAGCCGCCGCTCACACCTCATCCAGCACCAGCGCATCCACACAGGCGAGCGGCCGTACCAATGCAAGGACTGTGGGAAGAGCTTCAGCCAGAGCACCCACCTGGTGCAGCACCAGCGCAACCACACTGGTGAGCGGCCTTATGTGTGTGCCAAGTGTGGGAGGAACTTCTACCAGAACTCAGGCCTGCTCCGCCATGCCAACTTTCACACAGGAGAAAAACCCTACAAGTGCTCCCAGTGTGGGAAGCGCTTCAGCGACAGCTCCAACCTCATTGCCCACCAGCGGCTCCACACGGGCGAGAAGCCCTACAAGTGTACTGACTGCAACAAGTGCTTCAGTGAGAGCTCTAAGCTGGTCATCCACCGTCGTGTCCACACAGGTGAGAAGCCTTATTTGTGTCCTGACTGTGGGAAGAGTTTCAGCCAGCGTTCGCACCTTGTCCAGCACCGTCGCACCCACACTGGGGAGAAGCCCTACAAGTGTGCCGAGTGTGGGACCTGCTTCAGTGACAACTCTACCCTCATCCGGCACCGTCGTACCCACACTGGGGAAAAACCTTTTAAGTGCTCCCACTGCGGGAAGAGCTTTAGTCGCAACTCCTACTTAGTCTCCCACCAGCGGGTGCATGTGTGGTAG